The window CAGTCGTGTTATGGAAAACAACTCATAACTCAGACACAGAGCCGAGTGACCACCTTGTGTTACTTGCAGAGATTCAAAGCTAATTTACGCTAAGATAAGGTCTCGAGATTACACCCTTTTTGCAGCACCTCGATGAAAAACCCTCTCAGAAACAAGTATCCGATGTCACTGAGGCAGCGGTGCCAGAAGCAAAGTTTTAAttcaaaaggagaaataaaaatctTACGCTCCAGCTCTGAGCGCAATCCCCAAACTCGGGGATTACCGAGCTGCCTAAAACTCACCTCAAGTCCCCCCTGAAAGAAAGGTCGCAAGACAAAAATGCTCTCGCTTCTCAGCAAGAACGCCAAGAAAGGGGGTGCCGCGCTCCggttttttttaggaaaaagcaatttttttggGAGGCGAGAAACACAGCGCGGGCGGCGGGAGGGccggggggcggggcgggggcggggccggcgcgggaGTCCACCAATCAGCGCCCGCCGCGCCTCTATAAAACGAGGCGCCGCCGGAGCCGCCGCGTTCGCAGCGCCGCCATGGCCGAGAGCGCCCCAGCCCCCGCCGCAGAGagcgcgcccgccgcgcccgccaAGGCCCCCGCCGCCAAGGCCGCCGCCAAGAAGCCGAAGAAGGCGGCGAGCGGCTCCAAGGCCCGCAAGCCCGCGGGGCCCAGCGTCACCGAGCTGATCACCAAGGCCGTGTCCGCCTCCAAGGAGCGCAAGGGGCTCTCGCTCGCCGCGCTCAAGAAGGCGCTGGCCGCCGGCGGCTACGATGTGGAGAAGAACAACAGCCGCATCAAGCTGGGGCTCAAGAGCCTCGTCAGCAAGGGCACCCTGGTGCAGACCAAGGGCACCGGCGCCTCGGGCTCCTTCCGCCTCAATAAGAAGCCGGGTGAAGTGAAGGAAAAAGCTCCGAAAAAGAAAGCTTCGGCAGCTAAGTCTAAGAAGCCGGCGGCGAAGAAGCCCGCCAGTGCCGCTAAGAAGCCCAAGAAAGTGGTGACAGCGAAGAGCCCCAAGAAAGCCAAGAAGCCGGCAGCAAAAAAAGCAGCGAAGAGCCCCAAGAAGGCGACAAAGGCTGCCAAGCCCAAAAAAGCGGCGGCAGCAGCCAAGAGCCCGGCGAAGGCAAAGGCGGTAAAGCCCAAAGCAGCCAAGCCAAAAGCTGCAAAGGCAAAAGTGGCCAAGGCAAAGAAGGCAGCGCCGAAGAAAAAGTAAGCCCTTCACTGGAGAAGTCTTGCTCCACATTTAAACCCAACGGCTCTTTTAAGAGCCACCCACATTTTCTTGAAAAGAGCTGAAATTATAAAATTTGGTTCGCAGTTGAATAAGTTGCAGCTTTAGAGAAAAAGCCCTTACAATACTTAGGGAAATTCAATATTTTTGTGGACCAAAACGGCTGAAACA of the Melospiza melodia melodia isolate bMelMel2 chromosome 4, bMelMel2.pri, whole genome shotgun sequence genome contains:
- the LOC134417464 gene encoding histone H1.11L-like: MAESAPAPAAESAPAAPAKAPAAKAAAKKPKKAASGSKARKPAGPSVTELITKAVSASKERKGLSLAALKKALAAGGYDVEKNNSRIKLGLKSLVSKGTLVQTKGTGASGSFRLNKKPGEVKEKAPKKKASAAKSKKPAAKKPASAAKKPKKVVTAKSPKKAKKPAAKKAAKSPKKATKAAKPKKAAAAAKSPAKAKAVKPKAAKPKAAKAKVAKAKKAAPKKK